The Sulfitobacter alexandrii genomic interval AGAGAACGTCGTGCGCGAGGATCTGACCTTTGCCGAGATGGCGCAGGTCGCCATCGAGGCGGCGCGCGACGAAGGCGTGGACGAACCGGACGCCGCGGAGCTTGTGAACCGCCTGTACGCGGCGCTGCACAAGACCAAGCGGTCCTACATCCGCAACTTCGTCTTCATGCTCAACGTGCTGGGCGACAGCCTGAAATGGCCCAAGGCGGTGGCGCGGAACCTTGGCGTCGATGTGGCCCGGGCAATCTCGGACCCCGAACAGGTGGAGGCGTTGAAGGCCGCGCTGGAGCGGTGCGGGTCGCCGGAGGCGCAGACGCGTGTGCTGAAATCCTTTGTCAGCGCCGGGACCAAGCCGGAACGGGATGCGCCCAAGCCCAAGCAGAAGTTCGAGTTCTTCGTCGGGGAAACCAAGGTCACGGCTCGGGCGGGGGAGTGCCGGCTCGTGAGCGACGTCGACTTCACGTCCTTGCCAAAGGGGGCGCTCGAGGAAGCGGTGAAGGCCTTTCACGAGGCGCTGAGGGGCGGGCCCCGGATCAGGTAGGCCGGTTACCCACGGGTAACCGGCTGATGGGCCAGGGTGGTTACCCATGGGTAACCGGCACCAAGCCCGCCCCGCGTGTCGTTATAGCGGATTGAAGTGCGGATAACGGTTACCCATGGGTAACCGTTATCCATAATGCATAGAAAAATCGTTTTTTTTCAACGTATTAAACGAATACCGGCGTTCCGTCAGCGTAAATGCTGCGCTATCGCCACTCTCTCGCTAAGTCTGTTCACCGGATCAGGCAGCGCCTATCCTGCCAGCGGACAAACAGGGGGAGCACGCCATGAATTCCGAAGAGATCCAGACGTTTCTGAAGGGCCGCAGTGTCTACGGGCTGGACCCGGACACCCACGAGGTCGTCGCCTGCATCGACTACGGCACCGACGGCACCTGCCTGTGCCGCTTCGCGAACGGCGACACCGACAAGGGGGTCTACGGGTTCGAGGGGGACACGTACTGGACCCGGTACGAGACCTTCAGGGAGGGCAAACGCCACGCCTTTCGGCTGGAACGGAAAGGCCCTGGCGTTGCCCAGGCCTATTTCACGGATGGCAGGATCGCGTTTCTTCAGTCCCACGACGCAAAGCCCGACATCCGGGAATAAGCCGACGCGGGGCAGGGGCGGCGGGGCGAACCGCCGCCCGGTGTTGTCATTCGATGGTCATGCCCAGCGTCTGGCCGATGGTGTCGTTCCACGTGGCGACGCAATCGGCACCGCAGCGGTCGGCGAATTCCGGCAGGATCGCCTCGCTCACGGCTTCGGCCCGCAGCGCGTCGTCCGCTTCGGTCATCGGCACCAGCGTCATGCCGGCCGCGTCCCCCTGCGAGCAGGGCCCCGAGGTGTTGCAGGCAAGGCCCGTCTCGGTTTCGGTCGCGGCGAGTTCGAAGATGGATGTTTCCAATTCACCCAGGCTCTTGGTCAGGTAGTCCTGCACCGACGCGTCGAGGCCGTTCCACCAGTCAAGGTTGGCGAGCTGTGCGGCAAGGCCGAAGTTCACCGGCATGGGAGAGATGAAGCGCGCGGATTCGTTCCATTTCGCCTTGTATCCCGACAGCGCGCCGGTGATGGCGCAATCCACCACACCGCTGGCCAGCGCGGGCTGCACCTCGGCAAAGGCGATGGACAGGGGCGATCCCCCCAGATGGCTGACAAAAGCCTGCTGCGATGCCCCCGACGCGCGCACCTTCCGGCCCTGCAGATCGGCGAGGGAGGTGAATTCATCGCGGCAGTAGATCACCTGCGCCTGGTAGGTGCCGAAGCCGAGCAGCTTGATGTTGTGCTGGGTTTCGAGGAACTCGGCATAGGCGTCGCGCCAGCTGTCCACGGCCTGTTGCAGCTCTTCCACGCTGCCGATCACGCCGACAAGATCGACGGATTCGTTCATCGGCACTTCGCCCGAGTTGTAGGCCAGCACGGTCGTGGCCATCTGCAGCGTGCCGTTGCTGACAAGGCGGAAGATCTCGCCCCCCTTGAAGCCCAGTTCGGTGAAGGGTTTCACGTCGGCCTTGATCTTGCCGTTGGTCTCTTCGGGCACCTGCTCGGTCCAGAAGGGAAGTTCCTTGTCGGTGTACATGGACAGCCCGCCGATGGATCCGACGACATTGAATTCCGTTTCCGGCATGTCCTGCGCCAGCGCGGGCAGCGCCAGCAAGCCCGTCAGGGCGGCGGTTACCAGTCTTTTCATTGCAATTACTCCCTTGGTTGGTCGGGCTTCAGCCGCCCGGTTTCGGATTGACGATGGTGGGCAGCCACAGCGCGAGCTGCGGGAACAGGACCAGCAGCGCGATCATCAGCAGCATGGCCCCGAGAAACGGGGCCGCGCCCTTGAACAGGTCGGTGAACTCGCCGCCCGCCTTGCGCACGGCCTGCACCACGTAAAGGTTCATGCCCACCGGGGGCGTGATCAGTGCCGCCTCGATCAGGATGACAAACACGACGCCCCACCACACCGGCGAATAGCCAAGACCCACGACCACCGGCACGATGATCGGGGTGGTGGCGATCATCATGGACAGCGTTTCCATGAAACAGCCCAGCAGCAGGTAGAAGCAGATGATCGCCACCAGCATCCCCAGCGGGGGCCAGCCGAGGGCCAGAACGGCATCGGTTATCGCCTCGACCAGTCCGATGCTGACCATCACGAAATTGAGGAAGAAGGCGGCGATGACGATCAGCATGATCATGCAGGTCGTTCTTACCGTGCCCTCGAAGGCGGCCAGCAGGACGGGCACGCTCAACTTGCGATTGAGAGCGACCAGTCCGACCGTCGCGATCAGGCCAAGGGCCGCGGCTTCGGTGGGGGTTGCGATACCGGCGTAGATGCTGCCGACGACGATGGCGAACAAGGCCAGCGGTGGCAGCAGCTGGGGCAGGCCGCGCAGGCGGGCCGACCAAAGGGATTCGGCCCTGATCCTGTGCCCGCCCCAGCGCGGCCGCCACAGCACCAGCACCAGCACGATGCCGGAAAACAGCGAGGCGAGCAGGAAGCCCGGAATGAACCCCGCGGCATAGAGATCGGCCACGGAGGTATCCGTCAGCACAGCGTAGATGATCATGTTGATCGAGGGCGGGATGAGGATCCCCAGCGTGCCGCCCGCCGCGATGGACCCGAGGAACAGGGGCCGGTTGTAGCCGCCCTTGTCCATGTTGGGGATCGCCACCGTTCCGATGGTCGCCGCGGTGGCGATGGACGATCCGGAGGTCGCGGCGAAAACGGCACTGGCCGCGATGTTGGTGTGCATCAGGCGGCCCGGCAGGCGCGAGAACCATGGCGTCAGCGCATCGAACAGCCGACCCGAAACACCGGATCGGTGCATCAGTTCGCCCATCATGATGAACATCGGCGCGGCGATCAGGATGAAGTCGGCGGAGGAGTTCCACGCCAGCTCTCCGGCCGCGCCGGTCATCGGGAAGAAGGCGTAGTTTTCCGACAGGATGTAGCCCGTGAGGGCCAGCACCGCGGCCACGGGCAGCGACAGGACCAGCATCACGATCAGCAGGAGAAAGGCGGTCAGGATCATGGCGCGCCATCCGTGGCGTGCACGGCCTCGGCGATCTCGGCGTCGAGGTCTGCGGAGCCGATGGCCGCGTCAAAGCCCGCCCGGTCGCCGCGCCACAGCCGCAGCACCGCCTGCACCGGCGCGAGAATGGCGGTGCAGGCGAACCAGAACAGGCCGATCCACCAGATGCCCTGCGGCAGGATCAGCGGCACCCGCATCTGGCTCATGGAGCGGGCGCCCATGCGCCATGATTGTTCCAGCGTGCCCCAGGTGAACCACGCCAGCGCCGCCGCAATGAGGGCCAGCGCCAGTCCCGCCAGCAAGTCGCAGGCCGCGCGGAGAGGGAAGGGCAGGCGGGTGACGAGGAAATCGACCCGGATATGCGCCTTGGTCGTGACGGTATAGGCGAGGCCCAGACCGATGCAGGCGGCAAGTCCGTAGGACGAGAGTTCAAAGCTGTCGATGGCGCTCTGGTTGAAGAAATACCGCATCGACACGTCGAGGGTGATCGGGACGGCGCAACCGAACAGGATGATCGCCCCTGCCACCCAGGCCAGCCAGCGCGAGACACGTTGCGGCAGCGGCTCTTTCATACCGATTTTTCCATGTGGATGAGCCGAGCACAGGTCCGGCGGCTTGTCCAGCGAATCGGATGGCGGCGCGGGGCTGTCGGCCCGTTCCCGGCCCGGTCCGCTCGTGGCGTGGGCACGTGCTTCGTCATGCGCCGGACCCCCGTGTCACGTAGCCGTCGGCGATGTCCTCTGCGCGGGCGGTTTCGTCGCGCAGGGCAGGGTCGCCGTGGCCGCCGCCGCCCGGGGTTTCCATGCGCACGATGTCGCCCGGCCGCAGCGCTTGGCCGATGGTCTTGGCCGACAGCGGCGTGGTCACACCGTCCCGCGTCACGCTCAGGCTGCCGCCGCGCCCCGGTGCGCCCCCGTCAAGCCCGTAGGGCAGGGAGGTGAAGGCATCGAACGAGGCATTGAGCAGCCCGCTTTCGGCGAGAAACTCCCATTCCCTCACGATTCCCAGACCGCCGCGCATCCGACCGTCGCCGCCCGAATCCGGCACCAGCCCGTAGCGGGTGAAGCGCAGGGGAAAGAGTGCCTCGATCATCTCGACCGGCGTGTTCTGCCCGTTGTGAAAGCCCGCCGACAGCCCGTTCGGCCCGTCCTGTTCGGGGTGCGCGCCCCAGCCGCCCAGTTCGCTGTCGAAATAGACCTGCCGCCGACCGTCGGCGTGCCGGATGTTGACCGCGTGGTTGAAGGTGGTGCCGTAGTAGGACGCGGGGATGCGGTCCGGCAGGACCTGTGCAAAGGCCCGCAGCACGGCCGTGGCAATCTTGTGGCCCGGCAACATGCGCATGGATACCGGGGCCGGGAAGGCTGCGTTGACGAGGCAGCCTTCGGGGGCTGTCACGGTGATCGGGCGGTAACAGCCGGCGTTCACCGTTCCGGTCACCTCGCAGGCGGCGATCACCGCGTAGTAGACGGCGGAGGTCGTGGTCGCCAGCGTGGCATTGATCGGCCCGAGCGCCTGATCGGCGGTGCCGGTGAAATCCAGCGCGATGCTGTCCCCGTCGATGGTCAGGGCGACGGCGATACGCTTCACGCCGTCCTCCAGCCCATCGCCATCGACGAAATCCTCCGCGCGGTAGGTGCCATCGGGCAGGGCCGACAGCGCCGCGCGCATTTCGTGCTCGGCATGGTCGAGCAGGGCCGTGCCGATCTGGTTCAGGGCGTCCACCCCGTAGCGGTCGGCCAGTCGCAGCATGGCGCGCGCGCCCACGTCGAGCGCGGCGATCTGGCTGAGGAAATCGCCCCGGAAGGTTTCCGGCTCGCGGACGTTCTGCAGGATGGTGGCGAAGAGATCGTCCTGCATCCTGCCGTCACGGACGATCCGCACCGGGGGGAGGCGCAGACCCTCCTGGAAAACCTCGACCGCCTTTGCGTTGTAGCCCCCCGCCGCGCCGCCGCCGACATCGACATGGTGGATCAGGACGCAGGTGATGGCGATGCGCCGGCCGTCGCGGAACACAGGCTTGAAGGCGATGAAGTCCGGCAGGTGCTGCCCGCCGCAGTAGGGATCGTTGGTCACGATCACGTCGCCGTCGCGCCAGTCCGCCAGCGGGATGTGGTGCGCGATGATGTGTTGCAGGCACAGTTCCATCGAATTGAGGTGCACCGGCATCCGCGCGGCCTGCGCCACGTTGCGGCCCTCGGCGTCGAAAACGGCGGTGGAATAGTCCAGCAGTTCCCGCACGGTGGTGGAGCGCGAGGTGCGCCAGACCGTCACGGACATTTCCTCGGCCACCGACACCAGCGCGGCGGAGACGATTTCGAGCAGGACGGGATCGGGGCGGCTCATGGCTGTTTCCTCGCGGTCATGTCGCCGGTGCCGGTCATGGTCAGCGACCAGTGGCGCGGGATCAGAAGGGTGGTGTATTCCTGTTCGACGATCGCGGGGCCGTCGATCACCTCTCCGGCGGCGAGCGACAGTTGCCGGTGGACGGGCACGTCCGCCCAGGCGCCGTTGACGTGGACGGGGCGCGTCGCGGTGCTGCGTTTCTCCGAGGGTTCATGGACGGCACCTGCACGGTCGTCCGCGCCCAGCTTTCCGATGGCGACCAACCGCAGGGTGACAAGCTCCACCGCCTCGGCGGGATCGTCGAAGGAGAACCGCTGGCGGTGCTGTTCCTCGAACCGCGTGCGCAGCGTCGTCAGGGTTTCCGGCGTGCAGTCGCCGTCGGGCATATCGGTCATCAGCTCGAACGCCTGCCCGCGGTAGCGCAGGTCCGCCGAGAGCCGCAGGACGCGGTTTTCGGGGGCGATCCCGTCGGTTTCCAGCAGCGCGGCCCCCTGTGCGCGCAGGTCGCCGGCCATGGCCGTCAGCGCCGGCAAGCTATCGGGGGCAAGCGGCAGGATTTCGGTGCGCGAAAGGTCGTGCTGGATGTCCGAGGACAGGATGCCGTGGGCCGAGAAGGTCGAGGGATCGCAAGGAAAGATCACGCGGGTGATGCCCAGTTCCTCGGCCACTTCGACGGCATGCACCCCGCCCGCGCCACCGAAGCTCATCAGGGCGAAATCGCGCGGGTCCAGCCCCTTGGCGAACAGGGAAAACTTGATCGAGGCCGCCAGTTTCGCGTTTACCACGCTGAGGATGCCGGCGGCGGCCCGATCCGTATCGAGGTGCAGCGGTTCTTCCATACGTGTGCGTAGGGCGTTGCGGGCGCCGTCGATGTCCAGCGCGAACCGTCCGCCGAGGAACGTCGCCGGGTCGAGCCGCCCGAGGATGAGGTTCACGTCGGTCACGGTGGGTTCCTCGCCGCCCCGCCCGTAGCAGACCGGCCCCGGCACCGCGCCGGCGCTGCGCGGCCCGACCTGAAGCCGCCCCGAGGCGTCGACGAAGGCGATGGAGCCGCCGCCGGCGCCGATCGTGTGCATTTCCACCATCGGCACCCGCACTGGCAGGCCGTCGATCTCGCCCTGCGTGACAACGGTGCGCTGGCCGCCGGAGATGACGGCGACATCGTAGCTGGTGCCGCCCATGTCCACGCCGACGACATCGGGCATGTCGAGCCTGCGGGCGAGTTTCTGCGCCGCCAGCACGCCCCCCGAAGGTCCGGACAGCAGCAGCTTGACCGGGGCCTGCACGGCGGCGTCGAGGCTGATCGCGCCGCCGTTGGACTGGATCAGGTAGACCGGTGCGGTCACGCCCGCATCGGCAAGCCGGCGACGTACCGCCCTGACGTAGCGGTCGATCACGGGGACCAGTTGCGCGTTCAGGACGGTGGTTGCGGTACGTTCGAATTCGCGGATCTCGGGCGAGACCTGATGGCTGCAGGATACCGCCATCTCCGGGCAGCGGGCCAGCAGCGCGTCCCGTATGGCGATTTCGTGCGCCGGGTTCGCAAAGGCGTTGAGCAGGCAGATCGCGGTGGCCTCCACGCCGGTGGCCGCGACACGGTTGATCACGGTGTCCAGCGCGCCGGGGTCGAGCGGACGGACCTCGTCGCCTGCCGCGCCGATCCGGCCCGGCGCCCCGAATCGCCGACGGCGCGGCACCAGCGGGCTGCGGGCCGGACCGCGCAGGGCGTAGATGTCGCGGCGGGCATGGCGGCCGATTTCCAGCACGTCCTCGAACCCTTCGGTGGTGATCAGCGCGCCGTCGGGCAGATCGCGGGTGAGCACGGCGTTGGTGGCGATGGTGGTGCCATGCAGGATCAGGCCGATGTCGGACAGGGCGAAGCCGAAGCGGTCCGCCGCGAGCAGCAGCGCATCCGCCAGTCCGCGCGCGGGATCGTCAGGGGTGGTCGGAGACTTCAGGCTGTGGGAAAGGCCCGTCTTTTCGTCGCGCAGTTCCAGATCCGTGAAGGTGCCGCCGATGTCCACGGCGATTGTGATGCGGTTTTGCGGCATGTCCGGGCAGGCTTTCTGCGGTTTCGTCCGGAACAGCGTTGCAAGCAATCGCTATCAAATCAAATCGAATGTTTTTTAGTCTTACGATAAGATATTCTGATCGGTGTGCCGCAGGGCCGTGCTGTGCGCGAGTTGGGCGGCGGTTTCCACCACGTGGCTTTTCGGATCGCCGAGATAGGAGGCGGTGAATTGAAGCGGGGCAGGGCACCAGCCCGGATCGAAGCGGCGCAGCTGGCCGCGCGACACCCAGTCCCGGCCGAGGATCTCGGGCAGGGCGGCGACGCCGAGACCGGCTTCGACCAGACGGAAACAGGCCGACAAGGACGAGGACGAGAAGATCTGCGTGCCCGGCCCCAGCCGTTCGTACAGCGCGCGCCGCATTTCCCGGTTGGGCCGCGTGCCGCGGGCGTAGGTGATAACGGGATGCCGGGCGATCAGCTCCGCCTGCGCTTCGGGCGCATCGGGCACCGTGTTGGAAACGTACCAGGCGAGGGTGAAGCCGGGCAGGGCGATGTTGCTGACCGTCGCCTCGGACACCGGGCCGAGCAGGATGGCGAGGTCGATCTCGCGGTCGAGCAGTCTCTGGCGCAGGTTGGTGGAGACGTCGACGTCGATCTCGATCTCGACCTTCTTGAACTGGCGGTGCAGGCCGGTGACGAAATCCGGCAGCCATGATTGTGCGACGGTTTCGGCGACACCGAGGCGCAGCTGCCGTTCGATGCCCTCGGGCGACATGATGTCGGCGGTGACCTGTTCGGTCAGGATCTCGAACTGTTCGGCGTAGCGGACGAGCATGTCGCCCCGCTTGGTCAGGGTGAGGTGCCCTTCACTGCGCTCGAACAGCGGCACGGCCAGCGTGTCTTCGAGCGCCTTGATCCGGGCGCTGACGGCGGGCTGCGTGATGTTCAGGCTCTGCGCGGCGCGGCGCATGCCGCCGAGGCGCACCACCTCGAGAAAGGTGCGAAGCTGTTCGATGTTGAGCCGGGTCATGTGCCGTTCCGTTCGCGCCTGCCGCTGGTCGGGCGATCCTGCCCGATCCACGGGCAGGCACGCAAGGCCGGGCAGCGCCGCGATCAGTAGCCGACGGCGCAGCCATCCTTGCGATGGTCCGAGCCTGCGACATAGCCGCCGCCGTGGCGGGCGATCAACTGTGCGCCGCCAAAGCCGAAGCTGTTGTCGGGCGGGTCGTGGACGATCTCGTGCCCCATCTGCTGCAGGGCCTTCACGGTGGCATCGGGCATCGCAGGCTCGACCGCGACCCGGCGCCCGCTGACGAAACGCCAGCGCGGCGCGTCGCTGGCAGCCTGGGGCGACTGGCCGTGCACCATCGTCCGGGTGACCATCTGGACATGGCCCTGCGCCTGCATCGGGCCGCCCATGACGCCGAAGCTCATCTCGGGGCGGCCATCGCGGGTGACGAAGCCGGGGATGATGGTGTGGAACGGCCGCTTGCGGGGCCCGACTCGGTTCGGATGGCCCGGCGTCGTGGCGAAGCCCGCGCCGCGGTTCTGAAGGTGGATGCCGGTGCCGGGCACCACGACACCGGCGCCGAAGCCCATGTAGTTCGACTGGATCAGCGAGACCATGCGCCCCGCGGCATCGGCGGCGGTGACATAGACGGTGCCGCCGGCACGGGGCGCACCATGCGTGGCGAGGCTGGCCTTGCGCGCGTGGATGAGGGCGGCGCGCTGGCCCAGGTAGGCCGGAGACAGCAGCGCCTCGGCGGGGGTGGCCATCGCGTCAGGGTCGCCGACGAAGGCTTCGGCATCGGCGAGGCCCAGCTTCACCGCTTCGATCTGCAGGTGCAGGGCCTGCGGATCGTCCGGGTCCAGCGCGGCGAGGTCGTGGTGCCCGAGGATGCCGAGCGCGATCAGCGCCGCGATGCCCTGGCCGTTGGGCGGGATCTCGTGCAGGTCGATACCGGCGTAGGACTGGCGCAGGGTGCCGCACCAATCGACATGGTGCGCGGCGAGGTCTTCGGAAGTCAGGGCCGCGCCATGGCGGGCGGACTCCTGCGCGATCAGCTCTGCGATATCGCCGGTATAGAAGGCGGCGCCGCGGGTGTGCGCGATCCGCTCGAGCGTTTGCGCCAGCGCGGGGTTGCGGAAGGTTTCGCCGGCCCGTGGCGCCCGGCCGTCCGGCAGGAAGCAGTCAGCGAAACCGGGCTGATCCGACAGGGTGGCGCCGCCCAGCTTCCAGAGCCGCGCGATGATGGGCGACACCGCGAAGCCGTCGCGGGCGTAGGCGATGGCGGGTGCGAAGAGGTCGGGGAAGGGCAGCGCGCCGAACCGGTCGGACAGGGCGACCCAGCCCGAGACCGCGCCTGGCACCGTCACGCTTTCCCATCCCCGTTCCGGCATGGTCGACCCTGCGGCAAAGCGGTCTGGCGTCCATCCTGCGGGGGACCGGCCCGATGCGTTGAGCCCGTGGAGCGCGGCGCCGTCCCACAGCACCGCGAAGGCATCGCTGCCCAGCCCGTTGCCCGTGGGTTCCACCACGGTGAGCGCGATGGCGGCGGCGAGCGCCGCGTCCACCGCGTTGCCGCCCGCCAGCAGCATCCGCAGCCCGGCCTGCGCCGCCAGCGGCTGCGATGTGGCGACGACGTTGCGCGCCATCAGCGGCGCGCGACGGGACGGGTAGGGCAGTTCGAAGTGCATCAGTGACCCCTTTTCCGGCCGGTCTGGCAAGGCCTCCGAGCGCCGTGGTGGCAGCACATGGCCCGAGCGGTGTCGTTCACGCCAGCTTCGACAGCAGGCGCCGCAGGGTTTCGCCGTTCTCGGACTCGAGCAGTTCCATGAGCGCGTGGTCCTGATCCTCGGCGTCCTGGCGGATCTGCAGCATCCGCCGACGGCCGAGGTTGGTCAGCATGAGGTTTACTTGGCGCTGATCGACGCTGGAAATCTGGCGATGCACGAGCCCTTCGGACACCATGCGATCCACCAGCTTGCTGAGTGCCGGGGGGTTGAGCAACGCGCGCCGCGCCAGTTCGCCCATGGTCAGACGTTCGTTGCCGTCAAGACATTCCATCACCCTCCAGGCGGTGACCTGGATGCCGTGCGCCTTGAGCCGGGTGGCCAGTGAGTTGCTGACCGAGCGATGCGCGGCCTCGAGCACGTAGGACAGATGGCGTTCGAAGGTGATCGGCTCTTTCGGCATGGGTCCGTCCGGTTGTGGTACAATGGGAAAATAGTTGACTTGGAAAATAGTTTCAATTGGAATGTGCAAATTGCCATGCTGATCCGGGGGAGACGGGCGCTGGGATACACGAAAGAAGATGTCGCGCTGCCGATCGAGCTCGCGGATTACCGCGAGAGCGGTTTGCTGGTCGCTTCCGGCAGCTTTCGTGTCGCGCTTCTGATCCCCATGTGCGGCCCGGCGGGCATCTGGGCACCGTCCTGCATTTCCAGCGCGCAGGTCGCGGCGGCGGAACTGAACCGCGGCGACGGGATCGGCGGGCGGCGGGTGCAGCTCATCATGATCGACGCGGCGGTCGAGGCGGACGAGCCGATCGAGGAAACGGTGAACGACCTGATCGAGCTGAACGCCATCGACGCCATCGTCGGCATGCATCTGAGCGCGGTGCGGCAGCGGCTGTCGAAGGTCGTGCGCCAGCGTATTCCCTACATCTATACGCCGCTTTACGAGGGGGGCGAGACCACGCCGGGCCTGTTCGCCATCGGCGAAACCCCGAAGGAACAGCTTGCCCCGGCCCTGCTGGCGCTGCAGGCACGGTACCGCCCGCGTTCCTGGGCGCTGGTCGGCAACGATTATGTCTGGCCCCGCAGTTCTCATTCGCTGGCCAAGAGCATCCTCAAGGCGTCGGGCGTCGATCTGGCCATGGAACGTTATGTACCCTTCGGTCTGCCGAACATGTCCGACATGGTGGACCGGGTGGAGGCTTCGGGTGCGGAGGCGGTTCTCGTGTCGCTGGTGGGACAGGACGCCGTCAACTTCAACCGGCAATTCGGCAGGCGGGGGTTGCATCGCAAGGCCGTGCGCCTGTCCTGCGCGCTGGAAGAGAACGGGCTGATGGCCTGCGGGCGGGGCAACCTTGAGCGGATGTTCTCCGTCTCGTCCTATTTCGGGTCGATCGCGACCGAGGCGAACGCCTGCTTCAAGGAGCGGTACTACGGGCTGCACGGCGATGCCGCGCCCGCCCTGAACGCGATCGGGCAATCCACCTACGAGGGGATGCATTATCTGTCCGCGCTGCTGCGGGACCATGGCACCGTCTGGCGTCAGCGGTCGAGCCGGGACATGCTGCCGGTGATTCACGCAAGCGGCAGATCCTACGTCAGGGACGGAGGTCTGAAACGGCCCGACATCTACCTGGCGCGGGCGGATGGCATCGCCTTCAGCGACTTCAAGGTACTGTAATCTAACGAGATATTGAAAATCATTTTCCAGTTCAAACAATTTACTTGAAATGGAAAATGAAATCGCTCACCGTCGAGAGAGTGACAGGCCATGGCCCCGCGAGGCGGGGCAGGGCGCGACGGGGAGAAATCATTTTGTACTGGCTATTGGCATGCGTCGTCATCATCGCGGTCCTGCTGTTCGGGATCTGGTTCCTGCAACGATTCTACGCCAAGGCGACGCTGGAAACCGCGTTGGTCCGCACCGGCATGGGCGACCGACGGGGGCTGTCTGGCGCTGCCGATCGTGCACCAGCTTCAGCGGGTGTCGATGCAGACCGCCGCGGTGACGCTCGCGCGGACGGGGCGCGAAGCGGTGCTGACCGCAGATGCGCTGCGCGCCGATATCCTGATGGAATTCGAACTGCGTGTCGGATCGGATGCGGCCAGCATCGCCACCGCCGCGCAGGCCTTCGGTCACCGGGTTGCGCGCGGCGGTGACGCATTCGAAGAAGTGCTGACCGGGCCGCTGGCCAACGCCGTCCAGACCGCCGCCGCGGCGCGGGGGATCAACGAGATCCATCTGGAGCGCGCGGCCTTTACCCGCGAAGTGTCGGCAATGGTTGCGGATCACGCCGGCCGGCTGGGGCTGGAACTGGTCACGGCGGCGCTGGTGTCGGTGGATCAGAGCGATTTCGCGCAGCGCGACGAGAACAACAGTTTCAACGCGCGGGGGATGCGCAGGCTGGCCGAGATGGTCGCCGAAGAGCGCAAGGCCCGGATCGCGGTCGAGACCAGCACGGAGATCGCGGTGCGCGAGCATCGCCTTGCCCAGCATCAGCGGCAGATCGAACTTCAGCGCGCCGAGCGGGAAGCGGAGATCGCGCAGCGCGAGCATCTTGCGCGGCTCGAGGCGGAATCCGAAAGCCGTTCGGCACAGTCCCGCGCCGAACAGCATCGCGCGTCGGAGACCATTCGCATCCGCGAGGAGCAGGAAGCCAGGGCGGCGCAGGTGTCGGCGGACGAGGCGCTGCGCAAGGCCGAGATGAAGGCGCTGCTGGAACTGGAGGAAGCCAAGATCGCCAACGGCATCCGGCTGGCGCAGTCCCGGGCCAAGGAAGCCAAGGCCAAGGCCGAGGAAGAGGAGGCGCGGGCGCAGGTGATCCTCGCGGCCGAGAGCGTGCAGGCCCAGAAGGAGCGTGCCGTGACCGAGCGGGAGCGCGAAATCGCCCGGCTGAGGCAGGCGCGCGATCTGGAACTGGAGGACGCGCGGGTCAAGAGCGACGTCAGCACGCTGCTGGCGCGGGCGCAGGCGGATGCATCGGCGCGGACCGCGACCGCCAACGCCGAGAAGGCCGCGATGGAGGCCGAGGCGGCGGGCCGTGCGGCGCTGAACCAGGCCGAGAACACCCTGAGCGACGCGGTTATCCGGATGCGGCTGGAAGAGCGCAAGCTGGACCGGATGCCAGAGATCATGACCCAGATGATGAAGCCGGTGGAAAAGATCGAGTCGATCCGCATCAACCAGATCGGCGGCGGCATGGGCGGGTCGCAGGGCGAGGGCGGGGGCGTCGACAGCGCCTTCGGTGCCGCGATGGACCAG includes:
- a CDS encoding flotillin domain-containing protein yields the protein MHQLQRVSMQTAAVTLARTGREAVLTADALRADILMEFELRVGSDAASIATAAQAFGHRVARGGDAFEEVLTGPLANAVQTAAAARGINEIHLERAAFTREVSAMVADHAGRLGLELVTAALVSVDQSDFAQRDENNSFNARGMRRLAEMVAEERKARIAVETSTEIAVREHRLAQHQRQIELQRAEREAEIAQREHLARLEAESESRSAQSRAEQHRASETIRIREEQEARAAQVSADEALRKAEMKALLELEEAKIANGIRLAQSRAKEAKAKAEEEEARAQVILAAESVQAQKERAVTEREREIARLRQARDLELEDARVKSDVSTLLARAQADASARTATANAEKAAMEAEAAGRAALNQAENTLSDAVIRMRLEERKLDRMPEIMTQMMKPVEKIESIRINQIGGGMGGSQGEGGGVDSAFGAAMDQILGMAVRLPAMKQMGEEIGLDFDVANAGRTADYANRIKAKDDPKTPKE
- a CDS encoding substrate-binding domain-containing protein, which produces MLIRGRRALGYTKEDVALPIELADYRESGLLVASGSFRVALLIPMCGPAGIWAPSCISSAQVAAAELNRGDGIGGRRVQLIMIDAAVEADEPIEETVNDLIELNAIDAIVGMHLSAVRQRLSKVVRQRIPYIYTPLYEGGETTPGLFAIGETPKEQLAPALLALQARYRPRSWALVGNDYVWPRSSHSLAKSILKASGVDLAMERYVPFGLPNMSDMVDRVEASGAEAVLVSLVGQDAVNFNRQFGRRGLHRKAVRLSCALEENGLMACGRGNLERMFSVSSYFGSIATEANACFKERYYGLHGDAAPALNAIGQSTYEGMHYLSALLRDHGTVWRQRSSRDMLPVIHASGRSYVRDGGLKRPDIYLARADGIAFSDFKVL